A single genomic interval of Mycobacterium sp. DL592 harbors:
- a CDS encoding LLM class flavin-dependent oxidoreductase has product MSAKFFWFLPTNGDSRSIVGASHASSHHAIPEGYRAPTRRYLAEIARAADRLGYEGVLTPTGTWCEDAWLTASAMLAETERLKFLVAFRPGLVPPTLAAQQAATFQRFSDGRLLLNVVTGGDDSEQRRFGDWLSHDERYSRTGEFLHIVKSVWQNETFDFKGEYFTIRDGRVSEPPNPIPQFYFGGSSAAALPIAAEHVDVYLTWGEPPQAAAAKINQVRQLAEQRGRTLRFGIRLHTITRDTSAAAWAVAEELVKELTPEQIEQATKLHTNSQSEGQRRMAALHGGRIDELEIYPNLWAGVGLVRGGAGTALVGSHEEVANLIWEYHSLGFDEFILSGYPHLEEAYWFAEGVLPLLRAKGVVAT; this is encoded by the coding sequence ATGTCGGCGAAGTTCTTTTGGTTCCTGCCCACCAACGGTGACAGCCGGTCGATCGTCGGGGCGTCGCACGCGTCGTCTCATCATGCGATCCCCGAGGGGTATCGCGCACCGACGCGACGCTATCTCGCCGAAATCGCCCGCGCCGCTGACCGACTTGGTTATGAGGGGGTGTTGACCCCGACCGGAACCTGGTGTGAGGACGCGTGGTTGACGGCGTCGGCGATGCTCGCCGAGACCGAACGGCTGAAGTTCCTGGTGGCGTTTCGCCCGGGGCTGGTGCCGCCCACACTGGCCGCGCAGCAGGCTGCCACCTTCCAGCGGTTCTCCGACGGCCGGCTGCTGCTCAACGTGGTCACCGGCGGTGATGATTCCGAGCAGCGCCGGTTCGGTGACTGGCTCAGTCACGACGAAAGATATTCGCGCACAGGTGAATTCCTGCACATCGTCAAGTCGGTCTGGCAGAACGAGACGTTCGACTTCAAGGGCGAGTACTTCACGATCCGCGACGGTCGGGTGTCCGAGCCGCCAAACCCGATACCCCAGTTCTACTTCGGCGGGTCGTCGGCGGCAGCGCTCCCGATCGCGGCCGAACACGTCGACGTCTACCTGACCTGGGGTGAGCCGCCGCAGGCCGCCGCGGCGAAGATCAATCAGGTTCGCCAGCTCGCCGAGCAGCGCGGCCGCACACTGCGATTCGGCATCCGCCTGCACACCATCACTCGGGACACCTCGGCGGCGGCATGGGCGGTGGCCGAGGAGTTGGTCAAGGAGCTCACGCCCGAGCAGATCGAGCAGGCCACGAAGCTGCACACGAACTCGCAGTCCGAGGGGCAGCGCAGAATGGCGGCTTTGCACGGCGGGCGAATCGACGAGCTCGAGATCTACCCCAATCTGTGGGCCGGCGTCGGACTGGTCCGTGGCGGCGCAGGCACCGCCCTGGTCGGCAGCCACGAGGAGGTCGCCAACCTGATCTGGGAGTACCACTCACTGGGCTTCGACGAATTCATCTTGTCCGGCTACCCGCATCTGGAAGAGGCGTACTGGTTCGCCGAAGGAGTCTTGCCGCTGTTGCGCGCCAAGGGGGTAGTCGCGACGTAG
- a CDS encoding ABC transporter substrate-binding protein has translation MFRTVFAVLAIAGLLLTGCVSRTGSTGATSAPETVPLSDLAGLTLQVGDQKGGTESLLRAAGALDNLPYKIEFSTFTSGPPQIEAATAGKIDFAITGNTPPIFGAASGAKVKVVSAYNGGGVGDQILVQADSPITSVADLRGKTILVAKGSSAHGNVLGQLDKAGLTPADVKLVFLQPADALSAFRAGQADAWAIWDPYTAQAEQQLKVRSIAQAKGVTNGYWFGVASDAALADPKRNTALSDLLIRFAKAAKWAQDNPAQWAAKYAAAVGLDPKVAEASQGRSLRLPTELSDQVVASEQKLADLFAASGQIQSAPDFAKWVDRRYNSALQSTVISAN, from the coding sequence ATGTTTCGCACCGTCTTCGCCGTACTGGCCATCGCCGGGCTGCTGTTGACCGGGTGTGTATCGCGCACAGGCAGCACCGGTGCGACATCGGCACCCGAGACGGTTCCGCTCAGCGACCTGGCCGGGCTGACCTTGCAGGTGGGCGATCAGAAGGGCGGAACCGAATCACTGCTGCGGGCCGCGGGCGCGCTGGACAACCTGCCGTACAAGATCGAGTTCTCGACGTTCACCTCCGGTCCGCCGCAGATCGAGGCCGCCACGGCAGGCAAGATCGACTTCGCGATCACCGGCAACACCCCACCCATCTTCGGCGCCGCCTCGGGCGCGAAGGTGAAGGTCGTGTCGGCCTACAACGGCGGCGGCGTGGGTGACCAGATCCTGGTGCAGGCCGATTCGCCGATCACCTCCGTCGCCGACCTGCGTGGCAAGACGATCCTGGTGGCCAAGGGCAGTTCGGCGCACGGAAACGTACTCGGGCAACTGGACAAGGCGGGACTGACCCCCGCCGACGTCAAGCTGGTGTTCCTGCAGCCCGCAGATGCGCTGTCGGCGTTTCGTGCCGGCCAGGCCGACGCGTGGGCGATCTGGGATCCCTATACCGCGCAGGCCGAGCAGCAGTTGAAGGTCCGCAGCATCGCCCAGGCCAAAGGCGTGACGAACGGCTACTGGTTCGGGGTGGCCTCGGATGCGGCGCTGGCCGACCCGAAGCGCAACACCGCATTGTCCGATCTGCTGATCCGGTTCGCCAAGGCGGCGAAATGGGCGCAGGACAATCCCGCGCAGTGGGCCGCAAAGTATGCTGCCGCAGTCGGTTTGGACCCGAAGGTCGCCGAGGCGTCCCAGGGTAGGAGCCTGCGGTTGCCCACGGAGCTGTCCGATCAGGTGGTGGCCTCGGAGCAGAAGCTCGCCGACCTGTTCGCCGCCTCAGGGCAGATCCAGTCCGCGCCGGACTTCGCCAAGTGGGTCGACCGCCGCTACAACAGCGCCCTGCAGTCCACAGTCATCAGCGCCAACTGA
- a CDS encoding ABC transporter ATP-binding protein encodes MTLTSDRKTGHAAELRHVDKWYGDHQVLRDVSLTVGAGEIVALVGRSGSGKSTVLRVLAGLSDDHTGERAVAGAPALAFQEPRLFPWRTVRTNVGYGLTRFRLPRAEVTTRADQALADVGLAERADAWPLTLSGGQAQRVSLARALVAEPELLLLDEPFGALDALTRLSMQSLLLDLWRRHGFGVLLVTHDVNEAVALADRVLVLESGAVVHETEITEPRRPHGSPSAQSEHHRVELLAQLGVQL; translated from the coding sequence GTGACGCTGACCTCCGACCGCAAGACCGGGCACGCCGCCGAACTTCGGCATGTCGACAAGTGGTACGGCGACCACCAGGTGCTGCGCGACGTCTCGTTGACCGTGGGGGCGGGGGAGATCGTCGCGCTGGTGGGCCGCAGCGGCTCTGGCAAGTCGACGGTGCTGCGGGTGCTGGCGGGGTTGTCCGACGACCACACCGGCGAGCGTGCCGTCGCGGGCGCCCCGGCGCTGGCATTCCAGGAGCCACGACTGTTCCCGTGGCGCACGGTGCGCACCAATGTCGGCTACGGGCTGACCCGCTTCCGGCTGCCCCGCGCCGAGGTCACCACCCGGGCCGATCAGGCACTGGCTGATGTCGGGCTCGCCGAGCGTGCCGACGCCTGGCCGCTGACCCTGTCCGGCGGCCAGGCGCAGCGGGTGTCGCTGGCCCGCGCGCTGGTCGCCGAGCCCGAGCTGCTTCTACTCGACGAGCCGTTCGGCGCCCTCGACGCGCTGACCCGGCTGAGCATGCAGTCGCTGTTGCTGGATCTGTGGCGCCGACACGGTTTCGGCGTGCTGCTGGTCACCCACGACGTGAACGAGGCGGTCGCACTGGCCGACCGCGTGCTGGTGCTGGAGTCCGGTGCCGTGGTGCACGAAACCGAGATCACCGAACCCCGCCGGCCACACGGCAGCCCGTCGGCCCAGTCCGAACACCACCGGGTTGAGCTGCTCGCTCAGCTTGGCGTCCAACTCTGA
- a CDS encoding ABC transporter permease, producing the protein MPATGRTAAQRRHRRWTVVRWISPLVLLALWQLGSAVGLISQDVLPAPSLIAEAGVELIRNGQLADALRVSGVRVVEGLLLGGVIGVGLGSVVGLSRWAEATVDPPMQMLRALPHLGLIPLFILWFGIGELPKVLLVALGVSFPLYLNTFSAIRQVDPKLFETADVLGFSFRQRFSHIIIPSAAPQVLVGFRQSLAIAWLTLIVAEQINADKGIGFLINNARDFLRIDIIIFGLVVYALLGIATDAVVRVLEHRALRYRS; encoded by the coding sequence CTGCCGGCGACAGGTCGCACGGCCGCCCAGCGCAGGCATCGCCGGTGGACTGTCGTGAGGTGGATCTCACCGCTGGTGCTGCTGGCGTTATGGCAGCTGGGCAGTGCCGTCGGGCTCATCTCGCAGGACGTCCTGCCCGCGCCGTCGCTGATCGCCGAGGCCGGGGTGGAGTTGATCCGCAACGGTCAGCTGGCCGATGCGTTGCGAGTATCAGGTGTCCGGGTGGTCGAAGGCCTGCTGCTCGGCGGGGTCATCGGCGTCGGCCTGGGCAGTGTCGTCGGATTGTCGCGGTGGGCCGAGGCCACCGTCGATCCGCCCATGCAGATGCTGCGGGCATTGCCGCACCTCGGTCTGATTCCGTTGTTCATTCTGTGGTTCGGCATTGGCGAGCTGCCCAAGGTGCTCCTGGTCGCCTTGGGCGTTAGCTTCCCGCTGTACCTCAACACGTTCTCGGCGATCCGCCAGGTCGATCCGAAACTGTTCGAAACCGCTGATGTGCTTGGCTTTTCGTTCCGTCAGCGGTTCAGCCACATCATCATCCCGAGCGCGGCGCCACAGGTGCTGGTCGGATTCCGGCAGTCGCTGGCGATCGCATGGCTGACCCTGATCGTGGCCGAACAGATCAACGCCGACAAGGGCATCGGCTTCCTGATCAACAATGCCCGCGACTTCCTGCGGATCGACATCATCATTTTCGGGCTGGTCGTCTACGCACTGCTGGGAATCGCGACCGACGCCGTCGTGCGGGTGCTGGAACACCGCGCCCTGAGGTATCGCTCGTGA
- a CDS encoding RNA polymerase-binding protein RbpA, translating into MADRVLRGSRLGAVSYETDRNHDLAPRQMARYRTENGEEFDVPFADDAEIPGTWLCRNGLEGTLLDGDLPEPKKVKPPRTHWDMLLERRSVEELDELLKERLDLIKTKRRGS; encoded by the coding sequence ATGGCTGATCGTGTCTTGAGAGGCAGCCGGCTCGGAGCCGTGAGCTACGAGACGGACCGCAACCACGACCTGGCGCCGCGTCAGATGGCGCGGTACCGCACCGAGAACGGCGAGGAGTTCGACGTCCCGTTCGCCGACGACGCCGAGATCCCCGGCACCTGGCTGTGCCGCAACGGCCTGGAAGGCACCCTGCTCGACGGTGACCTGCCCGAGCCCAAGAAGGTCAAGCCCCCGCGCACCCACTGGGACATGCTGCTGGAGCGGCGCTCGGTCGAAGAGCTCGACGAGCTGCTCAAGGAGCGGCTGGACCTGATCAAGACCAAGCGCCGCGGTAGCTGA
- a CDS encoding polyprenol monophosphomannose synthase, with the protein MSDQGKKGAETGAQRPSQRTLVIIPTFNELENLPLILGRVHKARPDVHVLVVDDGSPDGTGALADELSLADPDRIHVMHRTVKDGLGAAYLAGFAWGLSRQYNVLVEMDADGSHAPEQLYRLLDAIDGGADLAIGSRYVDGGTVRNWPWRRLVLSKTANTYSRVLLGVGIHDITAGYRAYRREVLEKIDLSAVDSKGYCFQIDLTWRTINNGFSVVEVPITFSERELGVSKMSGSNIREAMVKVAQWGIGGRVDRARGVVR; encoded by the coding sequence ATGAGCGACCAGGGCAAGAAGGGCGCTGAGACGGGCGCGCAGCGTCCCAGCCAGCGCACCCTGGTGATCATCCCCACGTTCAACGAGCTAGAGAACCTGCCGTTGATCCTGGGCCGGGTGCACAAGGCCCGGCCCGATGTTCACGTTCTGGTGGTCGACGACGGCAGCCCCGACGGCACCGGCGCCCTGGCCGACGAGCTGTCCCTGGCCGACCCGGACCGCATCCACGTCATGCACCGCACCGTCAAGGACGGCCTCGGGGCGGCGTACCTCGCCGGCTTCGCCTGGGGGCTGAGCCGCCAGTACAACGTGCTGGTCGAGATGGATGCCGACGGCAGCCACGCCCCCGAGCAGCTCTACCGCCTGCTCGACGCCATCGACGGCGGCGCCGATCTGGCGATCGGGTCCCGCTACGTCGACGGCGGAACGGTCCGCAACTGGCCGTGGCGGCGGCTGGTGCTGTCGAAGACGGCCAACACCTACTCGCGTGTGCTGCTCGGTGTCGGCATCCACGACATCACCGCCGGCTACCGGGCCTACCGCCGCGAAGTGCTGGAGAAGATCGACCTGTCCGCGGTCGACTCCAAGGGCTACTGCTTCCAGATTGACCTGACCTGGCGCACGATCAACAACGGGTTCAGCGTCGTCGAGGTGCCGATCACGTTCAGCGAACGCGAGCTCGGCGTCTCCAAGATGAGCGGGTCGAACATCCGCGAGGCGATGGTGAAGGTCGCCCAGTGGGGTATCGGCGGGCGCGTCGACCGCGCCCGCGGCGTCGTCCGCTAG
- the lnt gene encoding apolipoprotein N-acyltransferase, with protein sequence MADTGVDEVDTQPRPGRLQRLGDALAPRMFRLLAATTAGVAMCISFPPIGWWWSAVLSFAMLSWVLVHPRTTVAGGFGYGMLFGLAFYIPLLPWISGLVGPVPWLALAALQALFCAVFGMFAVVVRTLPGWPLWLALVWALQEWLKSNVPFGGFPWGVVGFGQTRGPFLPLVQLGGVPLLSFGIALLGMSLCALGIEIVRWWQHSGPHKTPDAPSITALLVPGLCITAVLLTTAVAAPQVRRAGAGNEPTVTVAAIQGNVPRLGLEFNAQRRAVLDNHVRETVQLAEEVRAGRAPQPQFVVWPENSSDIDPMTNSDAAQQIAVAVQAIGAPILVGTVLARPDWTPENPAASNTVVVWDPVSGPGERHDKQIVQPFGEYLPWRSFFKHLSSYADRAGYFVPGTGNGVVHAAGVPVGVATCWEVIFDRALRESVRNGAQVLTVPTNNATFDQNMSEQQLAFARARAVEHDRYVVVAGTTGISAVIAPDGSEIARTDFFTPAYLDVPVRLKTSETPATRWGPLVQWVLVGAAVSVIAVAILHNGWFMRPLRRRRQQRDEATGSGDPDGDDCPPDEGETPSALAGQHDRGDS encoded by the coding sequence ATGGCTGACACCGGAGTCGACGAGGTGGATACCCAGCCGCGACCCGGCCGCCTGCAGCGCCTCGGCGACGCGCTGGCCCCCCGGATGTTCCGGCTGCTCGCCGCGACGACGGCAGGCGTGGCCATGTGCATCAGCTTCCCGCCGATCGGCTGGTGGTGGTCGGCGGTCCTGAGCTTCGCGATGCTGAGCTGGGTGCTCGTCCATCCCAGGACCACCGTCGCAGGCGGGTTCGGCTACGGGATGTTGTTCGGGCTGGCGTTCTACATCCCGTTGCTGCCGTGGATCAGCGGACTCGTCGGCCCCGTCCCGTGGCTGGCGCTCGCCGCGCTGCAGGCACTGTTCTGCGCCGTGTTCGGCATGTTCGCGGTGGTGGTCCGCACACTGCCGGGCTGGCCGCTGTGGCTGGCCCTGGTCTGGGCGCTGCAGGAATGGCTGAAGTCCAATGTGCCCTTCGGTGGATTCCCTTGGGGCGTCGTCGGTTTCGGGCAGACCCGTGGGCCGTTCCTGCCGCTGGTTCAGCTGGGCGGGGTGCCGCTGCTGTCGTTCGGCATCGCGCTGCTGGGCATGTCGCTGTGCGCGCTGGGCATCGAGATCGTGCGCTGGTGGCAGCACAGCGGCCCACACAAGACGCCCGACGCTCCGTCGATTACCGCGCTGTTGGTGCCTGGCCTGTGCATCACGGCCGTGCTGCTGACCACCGCGGTCGCCGCACCGCAGGTGCGCCGCGCCGGCGCCGGCAACGAACCCACGGTCACCGTCGCCGCGATCCAGGGCAATGTTCCGCGCCTCGGGCTGGAGTTCAACGCCCAGCGCCGCGCCGTGCTGGATAACCACGTCCGCGAGACCGTGCAGCTGGCCGAAGAGGTGCGAGCGGGTCGGGCCCCGCAACCGCAGTTCGTGGTGTGGCCGGAGAACTCCTCGGACATCGACCCGATGACCAATTCCGACGCCGCCCAGCAGATCGCGGTCGCCGTGCAGGCCATCGGCGCGCCGATCCTGGTCGGCACCGTGCTGGCCCGCCCGGACTGGACGCCGGAGAACCCGGCGGCGTCGAACACCGTCGTCGTGTGGGATCCGGTCTCGGGACCCGGCGAGCGACACGACAAGCAGATCGTCCAGCCCTTCGGCGAATACCTGCCGTGGCGCAGCTTCTTCAAGCACCTGTCGTCCTACGCCGACCGGGCGGGCTACTTCGTCCCGGGCACCGGTAACGGAGTGGTGCACGCGGCCGGGGTGCCGGTCGGGGTGGCGACTTGCTGGGAGGTCATCTTCGACCGCGCGCTGCGCGAGTCGGTCCGCAACGGCGCGCAGGTGCTGACGGTGCCCACCAACAACGCCACCTTCGACCAGAACATGAGCGAACAGCAGCTGGCGTTCGCCCGGGCCCGCGCCGTCGAGCATGACCGATACGTGGTCGTGGCCGGCACCACCGGCATCAGCGCGGTGATCGCCCCGGACGGCAGCGAGATCGCCCGCACCGACTTCTTCACCCCGGCCTACCTCGACGTCCCGGTCCGGCTGAAGACCAGCGAGACGCCCGCAACGCGGTGGGGGCCGCTGGTCCAGTGGGTACTGGTGGGAGCAGCGGTTTCCGTGATTGCGGTGGCGATACTGCACAATGGATGGTTCATGCGCCCGTTGCGCCGCAGGCGGCAGCAACGGGACGAGGCCACCGGGTCCGGGGATCCAGACGGTGACGACTGCCCGCCAGATGAGGGCGAAACGCCCTCGGCCCTGGCCGGGCAGCACGACAGAGGAGATTCATGA
- a CDS encoding amidohydrolase has protein sequence MTTLLLGGRVHSPSHPDATAMAVRDGVVAWLGSDDVGREQFGSAEIVDLDGAFVAPAFVDCHIHVTSTGLLLTGLDLTAATSKQHCLQLIAQHAATHPGQPIWGHGWDDSGWPGGQAPSTDEIDAVVGPTPAYLARVDVHSAVASTALRALVPGLPAVAGFAPQRPLSAAAHHLVRAQARSLLTWQQRADARRAALDAVAAAGIVAVHECAGPEIGGSDDWQELRATEHGVDVVGYWGEAVSTATQARALLDATGANGLAGDLFVDGALGSHTAWLSRPYADAPDTCGNCYLDPDTVTEHLLACTEAGITAGFHVIGDAAVTAVVDALEKVVEKFGAPAVARCGHRLEHLEMVSAEQAAKLGQWGVIASVQPNFDALWGGDSGMYARRLGIDRAALLNPLALLASAGVPLAFGSDAPVTSIDPWATVRAAGHHHTQGSAISMRAAFAAATRGAWRAAGVRDGITGTLVPGAPASYAVWEKAGEVDVSAPADSVQRWSTDPRSRVPALPRLDPADPLPHCLQTVHRGVVLHG, from the coding sequence GTGACAACTCTGTTGCTGGGCGGGCGCGTGCACAGCCCGTCGCATCCCGATGCCACCGCTATGGCCGTGCGCGACGGTGTCGTCGCCTGGCTGGGCAGCGACGACGTCGGTCGCGAACAGTTCGGTAGCGCCGAGATCGTCGACCTCGACGGCGCCTTCGTCGCCCCCGCCTTCGTGGACTGCCACATCCACGTGACCTCCACCGGGCTGCTGCTCACCGGGCTGGACCTGACCGCGGCGACCTCCAAACAGCACTGCCTGCAGCTGATCGCCCAGCACGCCGCCACCCACCCCGGCCAGCCCATCTGGGGCCACGGCTGGGACGACAGCGGGTGGCCCGGCGGTCAGGCGCCCAGTACCGACGAAATCGACGCGGTCGTCGGCCCGACACCGGCCTACCTGGCCCGCGTCGACGTGCACTCCGCGGTGGCCTCGACCGCGCTGCGGGCCCTGGTGCCCGGCCTGCCCGCCGTCGCCGGCTTCGCCCCGCAGCGGCCGTTGTCGGCCGCCGCGCACCACCTGGTGCGGGCGCAGGCCCGGTCGCTGCTGACCTGGCAGCAGCGCGCCGACGCGCGCCGTGCCGCGCTGGACGCCGTCGCGGCCGCCGGGATCGTGGCGGTGCACGAGTGCGCTGGCCCCGAGATCGGCGGCAGTGACGACTGGCAGGAGCTGCGGGCCACCGAACACGGGGTCGACGTCGTCGGCTACTGGGGTGAGGCGGTGTCCACCGCCACCCAGGCCAGGGCGCTGCTGGACGCCACCGGTGCCAATGGTCTGGCGGGGGATCTGTTCGTCGACGGCGCGCTGGGCTCCCACACCGCCTGGCTGAGCAGGCCCTACGCCGACGCACCCGACACCTGCGGCAACTGCTATCTCGACCCGGATACCGTCACCGAGCATCTGCTGGCCTGCACCGAAGCCGGGATCACCGCCGGCTTCCACGTCATCGGCGACGCCGCGGTCACCGCGGTGGTCGATGCGCTGGAGAAGGTGGTGGAGAAATTCGGGGCGCCCGCGGTGGCCCGCTGTGGGCACCGGCTCGAACACCTGGAAATGGTGTCCGCCGAGCAGGCGGCCAAGCTGGGCCAGTGGGGTGTCATCGCCAGCGTGCAACCCAATTTCGATGCGCTGTGGGGCGGTGACAGCGGAATGTATGCGCGTCGTCTCGGTATCGACCGAGCCGCCCTGCTCAACCCCCTGGCGCTGTTAGCATCGGCAGGCGTGCCCCTGGCGTTCGGCTCAGATGCCCCTGTGACCAGCATCGATCCGTGGGCGACGGTGCGCGCGGCCGGCCACCACCACACCCAGGGAAGTGCCATCTCCATGCGCGCCGCTTTCGCTGCCGCCACCCGCGGCGCCTGGCGCGCCGCGGGCGTGCGCGACGGGATCACCGGCACGCTGGTGCCCGGCGCACCGGCGTCATATGCGGTGTGGGAAAAAGCCGGCGAGGTCGACGTGAGTGCTCCCGCCGACAGTGTCCAGCGGTGGTCCACCGACCCGCGCTCGCGGGTACCCGCACTGCCGCGGCTGGACCCGGCCGACCCGCTGCCGCACTGCCTGCAGACCGTGCACCGAGGTGTCGTGCTGCATGGCTGA
- a CDS encoding FxsA family protein, whose protein sequence is MRTFLVYALVELAVLAALTWSIGLGWTLLVLLATSVVSVALAGSQVKRQIARLQQTRTNPQGAVADGMLVALGTFLVFIPGLVTTALGALMLLPPTRSAVRPLAGILLTRGIARRISVVNLSGPGQMYAPPRYAGDYIDGEVIDDQAYGRIHDANIVRRYN, encoded by the coding sequence ATGCGGACGTTTCTCGTCTACGCACTCGTCGAACTGGCGGTGCTGGCGGCCCTGACCTGGTCCATCGGGCTGGGGTGGACGCTTCTGGTGTTACTGGCCACCTCGGTGGTCAGCGTGGCGCTGGCCGGCTCCCAGGTCAAGCGGCAGATCGCCCGCTTGCAGCAGACCCGCACCAATCCCCAGGGCGCGGTCGCCGACGGCATGCTGGTGGCCCTCGGCACGTTCCTGGTGTTCATCCCGGGGCTGGTCACCACCGCCCTGGGTGCGCTGATGCTGCTGCCGCCGACCCGTAGCGCCGTGCGGCCGCTGGCGGGGATTCTGCTCACCCGCGGTATCGCCCGGCGGATCAGCGTGGTCAACCTGAGCGGCCCGGGCCAGATGTATGCACCGCCGCGATACGCCGGTGACTACATCGACGGCGAGGTCATCGACGATCAGGCCTACGGCCGCATCCACGATGCCAACATCGTCCGGCGCTACAACTAG
- a CDS encoding PPOX class F420-dependent oxidoreductase, with the protein MATTFADVIKAQYVSLTTFTKDGRPKPTPIWIAPDGDRALVITGRDSWKVKRIRNTPRVTLAVCDRRGKVTGETVEAVATVLDDSQIETVYSAIGNRYGLLGKVFNFFSKLRGGSHRNVGLELRAP; encoded by the coding sequence ATGGCTACAACTTTCGCGGACGTCATCAAGGCCCAGTACGTCTCGCTGACGACCTTCACCAAGGACGGCCGGCCCAAGCCGACCCCGATCTGGATCGCACCCGACGGAGATCGCGCCCTGGTCATCACCGGCCGCGACTCGTGGAAAGTCAAGCGGATCCGCAACACCCCGCGGGTGACGCTGGCGGTCTGCGACCGCAGGGGCAAGGTGACCGGTGAGACTGTGGAAGCGGTCGCCACCGTGCTCGACGACTCCCAGATCGAAACCGTCTACAGCGCCATCGGCAACCGCTACGGGCTGCTCGGCAAGGTCTTCAACTTCTTCAGCAAGCTGCGCGGCGGGTCGCACCGCAACGTCGGCCTGGAGCTGCGCGCCCCCTGA